TCCAAAATGAAGCGAACAATCGTTTAAGTAACAAACGTGGAACCATTGCAATGGCTCGCACTTCAGATCCACATTCAGCGACAGCACAATTTTTCATTAACGTGGCAGACAATGATTTCTTAAATTATCGTTCAAAAGAAATGTTTGGTCGCGAAGTCGTTCAAGAATGGGGCTATGCAGTATTTGGCGAAGTGGTTGAAGGTATGGATGTTGTTGATAAAATCAAAAAAGTGAAAACAGGCAACAAAGGCTTTCATCAAGATGTTCCAACTGAAGATGTAGTGATTACATCGGTTTCAGTAGAATAATGGCAAATGGCGGATGAATTCCGCCATTTTTTATCGACCTAAAGGAAAATGCCCATGCCTTTCTTCGACACTCACACGCATCTCGATTATCTCCAACAATTTACAGGGGAACCTTTATCACAGCTTATTGATAATGCTAAGCAAGCCGATGTGCAAAAAATACTGATTGTGGCGGTGAAAGAAGCTGATTTTAAAACAATCCAAAATATGACCGCACTTTTTCCTGATAATTTGCACTATGGGCTTGGGCTACATCCTCTTTATATTAAAGCACACGCCGAAAATGATTTGATTCTGTTAGAACAAGCCTTAAAAAATCGTGATACAAATTGCACGGCGGTGGCAGAAATTGGTTTGGAACGCGCGATTCCCGATTTGCTCACCGATGAACTTTGGGCAAAGCAATGTCATTTTTTTGAAAGCCAACTTTATTTGGCAAAACAATTTAATTTACCCGTCAATATTCACAGTCGAAAAACACATGATCAAATTTTTACTTTTTTAAAACGTATTCCATTATCTAAACTTGGCGTGGTACACGGTTTTTCAGGAAGCTACGATCAAGCAAAACGCTTTGTTGATTTAGGCTATAAAATCGGAGTTGGCGGCACCATCACTTATGAACGAGCTAATAAAACTCGTCAAGCGATTACAAAACTACCACTTGACGCCTTAGTGTTGGAAACAGACAGTCCAGATATGCCTGTATTTGGTTTTCAAGGCCAACCTAATCGACCAGAACGTATTGTGGAAAGTTTCAAAGCCCTTTGTGTCTTAAGAAATGAACCTGCTGAATTGATTAAAAAAGTCACATGGGAAAATGCTTGCCAGATTTTTTCTTGATCCACGTCACATTACTGAAATTATTTTGAATTAAATAATAGAAAAAAGAAACTGAGCATAATAATATCCGCCTCGTAGAAAGTTTTTCTCAACACACAATAAAGATATATTATGTCGCAAATCTATACTCAGGTGAGAAAGTTAGCGGAACTACAATTTGCAAAACGTTTAATTACTCAAATCTTTGAGTATGCAAGAAATAAAAATATCAAAACCGCATTACATGTATGCCGTGGCAACTGGACCAAAGATGAAAGCGTATTACTGTGCGAGCCTTATACATCATTAGTAGATTTATTTGAATCGGCATTACCTGATATTTTAATGCTCGAATTTTCTATACCAAGAGCGGGAGAATTAAGTTCGTTATTAGAAAGTAAAATCTTAAGACAAAAATGTATTTTAGGCTTAGGCGTTATCAATCCTCGTTCTGATGAGGTAGAAACCGTAGATCAGATTGTTCAACGAGCAGAAAAAGCCTTTCCTTTAAATATAGAATTTGAGCAAGTGCTTTGATTAGCATCAGATTGTTTCTCAAAATATCAGATAAAAAAATTGCCCCATTAAGGGGCAATCTTATCAATGCTCTAAAGTTACTTATAACTTTAAGCAACGATTAAATATGTTGGTTAATGAAGTTAGCCAATTGAGTTTTTGGTAATGCACCAACTTGAGTTGCAACAACTTGACCATTTTTAATCAATAATAATGTTGGGATACTACGAACACCAAATTGTGCTGGGGTTGCTTGGTTGTCATCCACATTCATTTTCACGATTTTAACTTTACCTGCAAATTCAGGCGCAAGTTCATCTAACACTGGAGCAATCATTTTGCAAGGACCACACCAAGGTGCCCAAAAGTCTAATAAAACGGGGATATTTGAATTAACTACAACACTTTCAAAATCTGCGTCATTAATGTGTAATACTTCGCTCATTTTGTTTTCCTTATTTTGTGAATGGAATCCCTATATAAGGGCTTTTTTTAAACTTACAAGTGCGGTGCAGAATAACACCGTTTAAAAAAATGTAAACTAATCGTTTTAATTGCCAAAAGCTAAGACGGCAAAACAATATT
The Haemophilus influenzae DNA segment above includes these coding regions:
- a CDS encoding peptidylprolyl isomerase yields the protein MVTLHTNFGDIKIKLDFDKAPVTAENFLNYCKEGFYNNTIFHRVIDGFMIQGGGMESGMREKATKAPIQNEANNRLSNKRGTIAMARTSDPHSATAQFFINVADNDFLNYRSKEMFGREVVQEWGYAVFGEVVEGMDVVDKIKKVKTGNKGFHQDVPTEDVVITSVSVE
- a CDS encoding TatD family hydrolase; the encoded protein is MPFFDTHTHLDYLQQFTGEPLSQLIDNAKQADVQKILIVAVKEADFKTIQNMTALFPDNLHYGLGLHPLYIKAHAENDLILLEQALKNRDTNCTAVAEIGLERAIPDLLTDELWAKQCHFFESQLYLAKQFNLPVNIHSRKTHDQIFTFLKRIPLSKLGVVHGFSGSYDQAKRFVDLGYKIGVGGTITYERANKTRQAITKLPLDALVLETDSPDMPVFGFQGQPNRPERIVESFKALCVLRNEPAELIKKVTWENACQIFS
- the trxA gene encoding thioredoxin, whose amino-acid sequence is MSEVLHINDADFESVVVNSNIPVLLDFWAPWCGPCKMIAPVLDELAPEFAGKVKIVKMNVDDNQATPAQFGVRSIPTLLLIKNGQVVATQVGALPKTQLANFINQHI